Below is a window of Lacrimispora xylanolytica DNA.
GGGCTTTGAGATTCTTGATTTTCCATGCAACCAGTTCGGCCATCAGGCGCCTGGAAGCGAGGAAGAAATCCATGAGTTCTGCCAGCTGACATACAAGGTTTCATTTCCTCAATTTGCAAAAATCGAGGTGAACGGTGCCAATGAATCACCACTTTATACTCATCTAAAAGCTCGTCAGTCAGGGGTTCTTGGTTCTGGAATCAAGTGGAATTTTACGAAATTTTTAGTAGACCGGAACGGAAACGTACTAAAACGCTACGCTCCTACGGATAAGCCGGAAAAGCTGGAAAAGGATATCACCGCTCTTTTATAAAGAGCTCTATATAAAAAGAGGTCAAAGAAAGGAAGTATTCACATGAAAATTGAAGCAG
It encodes the following:
- a CDS encoding glutathione peroxidase produces the protein MNLYDITVMDMKQNPVPLSDYKGKVLLIVNTATGCGFTPQYEGLEALYGKYKDQGFEILDFPCNQFGHQAPGSEEEIHEFCQLTYKVSFPQFAKIEVNGANESPLYTHLKARQSGVLGSGIKWNFTKFLVDRNGNVLKRYAPTDKPEKLEKDITALL